From a region of the Castor canadensis chromosome 7, mCasCan1.hap1v2, whole genome shotgun sequence genome:
- the Fam131c gene encoding protein FAM131C, whose product MGSCVSRDLLTSAHKDCPMPQGTDLLNPHLPSSHPPTFAPDNVTGKDKQMDFCWDPWQRCFQTTNGYLSDSRACSSNYSVAALATASLVGVVQSIKDHITKPTAMARGRVAHLIEWKGWSAQRSGWELSPAEDEHYCCLPDELCEARFAAGVAEQFAITEATLSAWSSLDDEELHLENSTLDALQLQDLESIYLQDSLLSGPSQDDSLLAFSSPGLSPDGWPSPEEPPITAADPQPPSPAQQHRRRLPGGPGSEGGVHLQGSLPSVDSGSLSEEEDEVFYN is encoded by the exons ATCTGCTCACAAGTGCCCACAAGGACTGTCCTATGCCCCAGGGCACGGACCTCCTGAACCCACATCTACCCTCCAGCCACCCACCAACCTTTGCTCCAGACAATGTCACTGGCAAG GACAAACAGATGGATTTCTGTTGGGATCCTTGGCAG AGGTGCTTCCAGACCACCAACGGCTAcctgtctgactccagagcctgttCCAGCAATTACAGCGTAGCAGCCCTGGCCACCGCATCCCTTGTGG GGGTGGTGCAGAGCATCAAGGACCACATCACAAAGCCCACGGCCATGGCCCGTGGCCGAGTGGCCCACCTCATCGAGTGGAAGGGCTGGAGTGCCCAGCGGTCAGGCTGGGAGCTGTCCCCTGCCGAGGACGAGCATTACTGCTGCCTCCCGGATGAGCTGTGTGAGGCTCGCTTTGCTGCAG GGGTTGCAGAGCAGTTTGCTATCACGGAAGCCACTCTGAGCGCCTGGTCCTCACTGGATGATGAAGAGCTGCACCTTGAAAACAGCACCCTGGACGCCCTCCAGCTGCAGG ACCTGGAGAGCATCTACCTTCAGGACAGCCTTCTGAGTGGCCCCTCGCAGGACGACAGTCTCTTGGCCTTCTCCTCCCCTGGCCTCTCCCCTGACGGCTGGCCCTCACCTGAGGAACCCCCCATCACAGCTGCTGATCCCCAACCACCCAGCCCTGCACAGCAGCATCGACGACGGCTGCCAGGGGGTCCTGGATCTGAAGGTGGGGTGCACCTACAAGGCTCCCTGCCCTCGGTGGACAGTGGCTCGCTCtcagaggaggaggatgaggtgTTCTATAACTGA